A stretch of DNA from Oenanthe melanoleuca isolate GR-GAL-2019-014 unplaced genomic scaffold, OMel1.0 S001, whole genome shotgun sequence:
AAtgagtgtggtcagtgagtGTGGTGAGTTGGGTTGTCcttggggtgtggtcagtgggtgtggtcactggctATGGTgagtgggtgtggtcagtgaatGTGGTCAGCTAGGTAGTGAGAAGTGGTCAGTGTTTGTGGACAGTGGATATGGTCAGCTGGGTTTTCAATGGGGTGTCGTCAGTGGTTGGAATCAGTGGGAAATGGCCAGTTGGTGTAGCTACTGGGGGTGATCAGTGGCCTGTGGTCAGTCAGTACATGTTCAGTGGGTGTGGCCAGTGGGATGTGGGCATTGGTGTCTTGGCAaagggtgtggtcagtgggtgcgATCAGTTGGTGTGATCAGTGGGGTGTGCAAAATGAGTGtatggtcagtgggtgtggcaGTGCAGAGTGAGCATTGGGTGGGTAACttggtgtggtcagtgggtgtggtaAGTTGAGAGGTCATTGGGGTGTCGTTtgggggtgtggtcagtggtcTGCAGTCATTGGGGTGTGCTTTGGGGAGGTggtttaaaagtattttcagtggATGCGGTCAGTaaatgtggtcagttgggtagCCAGGTGGGGCTGGTCAGTTGCGTGGCCAGGGGGTGTGATTGTTTGTGTAATCAGTGGAGGTAATCCTTAGAAGTGTGGTCAGTTGATTTGTCAGTAGATTGatgtcagtgggtgtggtcagtggggccGGTCATTGGGCGTGGTCAGTTTGGTTTGGTCAGAGGAGTAATTTGGTTTGTCAGTGGGGTTTGGTAAGTGGATGTGGGCAGTGGCTTTGGACAGTGGGTATTTTCATTGGGGTGGTCCTTGAGGTGTGGTCAGTAGGGGTTGTCATTAGGGTGGTAATTGCTATGTAGTTAGGGAGCATGGTCATtgaggtgtggtcagtgggtgtatGCTCATTGGGGTATGGTTGGGTGGTGTAGCCAGTGGGTGTGGACATTGggcttttgccattgcttttttgCATATGAGCGTGGTCACTGTGTGTGGCCACTGGTTATGGTCACTTGGGATGTGCTAGTGGCAGTATGGTCAATTTGGAGGTCAtgggggtgtggtcagttgcTGCGGTCAGTGAGTATAGTCAGCGGGGGTGGTCAGTGTGTGTGGGctgtgggtgtggtcagtggatgtaGTCAGTTGGATGGTCACTTGGTCTGGTtagtgggtgtgggcagtgggggTGGTAAACAAGAGAATTTggtggggtgtggtcagtgggtgtgataAATTTGGGGTGGTCAATGGGAAGGTTCTgggccaaggcaaaaggaggctccctgtgtgccctgctcccctctccctgagctcctgagagctctgcagcccctgctgccatcccatctgcccaggccagcacaacagccctagccttggggccctgcagagctgctcctgctgcaggcccagggcccatcccagagctggggcagccacaaatctgtgcccatttctgttcattcctgctctgatgaggatggatcctcacCAACTTGGAGgatgctgatgaattttactaATCAAGAGGCCACTAGTTCCTCGAGCTGTTCACTTCAGGAATTTAGCTACAAAAACTCATAAACATTTGtgcaaaacacccaaacaagagAAGTTCTTGGGAATAATTTAGGTTTCCAATTCTTTTGTTGTTAGACAGATTTCAGAAGCATATTCCAAATGAATATACTATATTGAAAACAATCCAGAGAGAACTGTTTTGTCTTGTCTTTTCTGTTTATAGATTGACATCAGCAACGTACAATTGATTTTGACCCCCAGCACCTTGTAATGCAAtctgaatagatatgaaaatcaagagaCTTCATGGCTGACAATCAATCACACTTTGTcaccagccccctccccactaTTTCCCCACATCCAATTCCTGGCACTCCtttggatcaggaatggtgtggccagaaggaccagggcagtgattcttcccctaTACTCTGCACTGGTGAGGCAGCACCTCAagttctgtgtccagttctgggcctcACAATTTAGGAAGAACATGgaagggctggagtgtgtcctgAGAAGGGCAAAAAGGCTGGTAAGGGATCTGGAAGACAAGTGATgagaggagtggctgagggagatggatatgtttatcctggaggaggctcaggtgagacgtcatcactctctacagctccctgacaggaggctgcagcaaaTCCAACAAGGACAGGTCTAACAAGACCAAGTTCTGGGttctgcactttggccacaacaacccctgcagtgctacagacTGGGGATACAGTGGCTGTAGAGcggccaggcagaaagggagctgggggcaCTGGATATGAGCCaacagtgtgcccaggtggccaagaaggccaatggcacctggcatggatcaggaatggtgtggccagcaggaccagggcagtgattcttccaCTGTGCCCGGGACTGATTGGGCAGCAtctcgagtgctgtgtccagttctgggccctccagtttaggaaggacatggaggggctcAAGTGTGTCCAAggaagggcaacaaggctggtgaggaaTGATTGAGGGAGCTGaggatgtttatcctggagaggaggaggctcaAAGACACAAGGTGGTTTCAGcgcacaggttggacttgatgatctccaaggtcttttccatccttgctgattctgtgattctctgaaagCACCCATGGAacagctgcaggatgagccctgggcctcctcttcacaaggtccagcagcccaggacCCTCAGCTTTTTctcacagccccaaagcccatcctgtcagtcctgcagagcctctccagcccctcctcactgcccagaacagggagccccacaaggcactgcaggaccctgcagacaGATCCTGAAGCACTTGTAGGATGATCCTGCTCCCCAAGGAATGTTGCCATGGTGCCAACTCAGGAATTGCAATGGGGCAGGGGGCAAGAGAGTAAAGAGCAAACAGGGTTGGGCTGTTTTCACAGGTGAGGAAAGGAATGggcaataggaaaaaaactggaccagggaagaataaagaaagccaaggtgaaggaaaggaaatgctatgggcagtttggggtggctgccaggcagccctgTCTCTGACCACCAAggtctgcagtgggacaggaaactcacagctcaaactttctggctgactgcagaggccacgacaaacctgagtggtttccTTCCCgccctccagcccttgctggccccagggctgatggcatttgtgctcactcagctccatctccccacagcagcaccaagggGGTGCTGacgcctgctctgtgcagtgcaaacaggggctcctaagccagtgctgccgtgtctgtgcctgcaaggatgcggcacctgtgtgagctgggggagaggccagggctgcagaggggggatgttgttggcaggtgcatgaggaTGCTCTGGACGCTGCCCTAGGCTGTCCagtgcagtggggatggatcagcccctgctctgctgctccttgccagggtctcccccttgcagggcccttgcagagcaccagccatgctgtttgcccccagcctgcccatggccaggctggggctgctcacgggggttttctctgctcagcattggcctggccaagtgttgtggagagagcctggccaaggagcctggagcccccaggccctggcctgaggcgtcagcgctgccccagcagtgcccatggcctgtccctgctgcagccccggcactgccacccccagggctgtgcccggccccgagagcactcaggccctgcagcaacacgaggggcaggagggcagtggggcagtggcacgggagcagcactggcaacaccaagtgctgctgctgggcacagctgctgtgccagcactgatctgtcccatctctgcacacagacatttctgctgcagctccagagaagggaacagaaaggGCATCTCTGGAGAAAGGTATGCTGTAAGTGAGATCCTTTAGTTTCATTAAACCCATCAAGACTGCAGCACCTCATTGACACTGTCTGTTGCCACAGGGCAgggtaagaaaaacaaaatgacaaTTTGCACATATAATGACATTTCTTTGTGgacaatatttaaaaagtaaatgaaGGAAAACCTCCGAAATGCaattaagaaaaagaatcaaATATAACTTTTATTACAAGTGATTTTTGGAATCTGTCAAGTAGTTTACTTTTTCTGGAACAATACAATCATCATTGTCCTCATTGAAGCCTTGAGttcctggttcctcaggctgtagatgagtggattcagggctggaggcatcaccgagtacagaactgacagggacagatccagggatggagacgagatggaggggggcttcaggtAAGCAAATGCTGCAATGCTGATGAAAAgagagaccacagccaggtgagggaggcaggtggaaaaggctttatGCCGTCCCTGTTCAGAGGGGATGCTCAGtacagccctgaagatctgcacataggagaaaacattGAACATAAAACAACCAAGTGATAAACAGGCAGTAACAGTAAGGAGCCCAAGTTCCCTGAGATAGAatttggagcaggagagcttgaggatgtgtgggatttcacaAAAAAACTGGCCCAGGACATTTCCccggcacaggggcagggaaaatgtattggcggtgtgcagcagagcattgagaaagccactggcccaggcagctgctgccatgtgggcacaagctctgctgcccaggagggtcccgtagtgcaggagtttgcagatggacacgtagcggtcgtagcacatgatggtcaggagaTAAAACTCTGCTGagatgaagaacagaaagaaaaaaagctgggcagcacatcctgagtaggagatgttcctggtgtcccagagggaattgtgcatggctttgggcacagtggtgcagatggagcccaggtcagtgagggccaggttgagcaggaagacgaacatgggggtgtgcaggtggtggccgcaggctatggcgctgatgatgaggccgttgcccaggagggcagccagggagatgcccaggaagaggcagaagtgcaggagctgcagctgccgcgtgtttgccaatggcagcaggaggaagtggctgatggagctgctgttggacattaTTTCACTCGGGGCATCATGGACTGTGGAAAGAAGACATTGACCCGCTCGGACAGATTTCCTTGAGCCAATCCTATGCTTTTTTCCTAcaaatttattcaaaattatttctctatCTTTAGAGAAATGTcacttccaatttttttttagtttttaagcTGGGGGTTTTGCTGTTAGTTTATTGCCCCTTTCATTGTAGGGAGGGAAATCCTATTTCAGCTTTGCTCTCAGCATGAtcactgaggagcccagagggAAAACAGGACTCCCTCTCGCAGTGTAGTCACACACTGTTGGCATATGCTAATTATACCCATCTGTATTTCAGGGTGACTGCACTTAAAatttgctggaaaaataaagaggacTCTATGAAAGGTCCAGTTTCTAAGTCAGTTTCTCTGAACCCTTCCCTCTTTCCCAGGCACCTGAAGAGGGACGGTGTCCAGCATTGGTGTGGCTCTCAGATGCCTGGAATTGTGCCCACTGTGGGCTGTTTCTCTCTATCCAGGGcttgtccctgccagtgctgccagagcccagcccatccctgggggctcagctctgccctgcacacccctcccagcacaaggcactgcccaggggcatctccctgccagcagccccttaagggcagctcagacaaactgagatgctgcaaggcaaggtgctgctgctgctgtctgtaggcaaaggaggatgaggaggcactttgtgagggagatctgaggcagatctgctgatgcccagtgggacagtgcaggagtctcagtgacacagacacacctgacagccacttttccttcccttcaggagaaagctgagagcagccctggccatgcagcaccatctccacagcaggaggaatctgccctgatgggggtggctccttccacctccatcttctccccacagtccatggggagctgccaggcaggctgagagctgtccctggcaggtggcacatgccctgggctggccaagagccctgagggtgcaggagctgctctgcaggacagccctgagcagccctggctgcagccccagcttcagcccctgcagccatccctggcagcaggagccgtcctgccctgtccctctgacggtgcccagggcagccctgctctgcagcacatcctcctcctcctcctgtgcctcagagaaactgggagagtcctcctgacacatcccccaggctgtgggctgtgctggttccaggagatccctccaggagcacaggggacattgccctgcacccacagactcaccatgtccagggctgtggagatgtttccccaagtgaagtctcagctca
This window harbors:
- the LOC130266147 gene encoding olfactory receptor 14J1-like — translated: MSNSSSISHFLLLPLANTRQLQLLHFCLFLGISLAALLGNGLIISAIACGHHLHTPMFVFLLNLALTDLGSICTTVPKAMHNSLWDTRNISYSGCAAQLFFFLFFISAEFYLLTIMCYDRYVSICKLLHYGTLLGSRACAHMAAAAWASGFLNALLHTANTFSLPLCRGNVLGQFFCEIPHILKLSCSKFYLRELGLLTVTACLSLGCFMFNVFSYVQIFRAVLSIPSEQGRHKAFSTCLPHLAVVSLFISIAAFAYLKPPSISSPSLDLSLSVLYSVMPPALNPLIYSLRNQELKASMRTMMIVLFQKK